A genomic region of Capnocytophaga canimorsus contains the following coding sequences:
- a CDS encoding OmpH family outer membrane protein codes for MKKILIGGIAIFTLTACQEKIAYIDNTKLLNEYQEKKDIEEKLKEKISAYEKKRDSISKAFQSEAQAFDAQSRNLAQNVAQKKYNELIQKSQMLQQHLMQEEESIKMESQTQMDSLVNKVKKFVKNYGKEKKYTFILGANDGGSVLYGDEKKDITAEVIKAMNESYKK; via the coding sequence ATGAAAAAAATTTTAATCGGAGGAATTGCCATCTTTACTTTGACGGCTTGTCAGGAAAAAATTGCCTACATTGACAATACCAAACTACTAAACGAATATCAAGAGAAAAAAGACATTGAAGAAAAACTAAAAGAAAAAATCAGTGCTTACGAGAAAAAAAGAGATAGTATTTCAAAAGCATTTCAAAGTGAAGCACAAGCCTTCGATGCACAATCCAGAAATCTGGCTCAAAACGTAGCACAAAAAAAGTATAATGAACTTATTCAAAAAAGTCAAATGCTACAACAACATTTGATGCAAGAAGAAGAAAGCATTAAAATGGAAAGCCAAACCCAAATGGATAGTTTAGTAAACAAGGTAAAAAAGTTTGTAAAAAATTACGGAAAAGAGAAAAAATATACTTTTATACTTGGTGCTAACGATGGAGGAAGTGTACTTTACGGCGATGAAAAGAAAGACATCACCGCTGAAGTTATCAAAGCTATGAACGAATCTTACAAAAAATAA
- a CDS encoding SusC/RagA family TonB-linked outer membrane protein, whose protein sequence is MRLKLTWMVMLFFTALQLSFAQEKTVKGTVKDASGVELPGVAVQIKGEQRGTETDFDGNYSLQVAPGKILVFSYLGMKNVEKTVGNSNTINVVMEEDTHQLGEVVVTGAMGISRSEKSLGYAVSKIGGEDIVKTKDPNLVNSLAGKAAGINITQQSGSVGGSSKIVIRGASSLSGDNQPLFVVDGMPINNTYLSNGIQGAVDYGNAAADINSLDVESMDILKGAAATALYGARAKNGAIIITTKRGKQGKMNLVYNTSIRMDRVAKLPDYQNEYSQGLDGRYSVTSFNGWGEKINGQTVKNFLGQDVTLQAYPDNVKNFFNTGTTQIHSFDLNGGDEKSDYRFGYTLTLQNGVMPFSSYKKNDLTFNVGRKLNQWLDSRITGTYTRGLRNGLSAQGSNDPNVIIGSILGMPRTTDIDFLRKNVYNEQGKPNSWDGAGKTNIPYYVLENNKIGSDNERFLGSVSFQAKPLSWLTIKNQSGIDTSIEERNTLWSVGTIGEIKGKFSDQVYRTRILNNDLIAMGNFKLGNKFGLNTILGYNVFQREYSRKGNTASELIVPDLLTYANAKANVPTNYYSIKRIHGVYGEISADYDDTFFLTLTGRNDWSSTLPVEHNSYFYPSVSFSYVFTKNLHLNWLNFGKVRLNWANVGSDEDPYLLEYEYAAQSTWFSQYGAGGEFPHKGVSAFSIPRTLPNKNLKPQNQVSYEAGLDLRLFNNRVNIDATVYRIDTDDQIISIDVPLSTGFFAKKINAGKVRNEGFEIQLGIIPIKTQDFEWNTTFNFSQNKNTIIELDGNLKEYSVTSGWSGLQIKAAPGEPLSIFGTAWKRNDNGEIIINEKTGLREVETGKNLGNIDPDFRLGINNSFRIKDFTLSAVIDWKQGGKMFSGTAASLRSTGLVQETLAHRGETFVDTGVNPVAGGGYKPNATPVKNMQTYWGHISSTSNTEGNVYDASYMKLREVSLVWNMPKKYLPENSFIKGVMVGIEGRNLWNIIDNVPHVDPELNFFGPGTTGGGVEFNSIPLTRTFGVSCKVNF, encoded by the coding sequence ATGAGATTAAAATTAACTTGGATGGTAATGTTGTTCTTTACAGCATTGCAACTGTCCTTTGCACAAGAAAAAACGGTGAAAGGTACAGTAAAGGATGCCTCTGGTGTAGAATTACCAGGAGTAGCTGTTCAAATTAAAGGAGAGCAGCGAGGCACAGAAACAGATTTTGACGGGAATTACTCACTACAAGTAGCTCCAGGAAAAATTCTGGTTTTCTCTTATTTAGGAATGAAAAATGTAGAGAAAACCGTAGGGAATTCCAATACCATAAACGTGGTAATGGAGGAGGATACTCATCAATTGGGAGAAGTTGTGGTTACTGGAGCTATGGGGATATCTCGTAGTGAAAAATCTTTGGGTTACGCGGTTTCCAAAATTGGTGGAGAAGATATTGTAAAAACCAAAGATCCTAACTTGGTTAATAGTTTAGCTGGAAAGGCTGCGGGTATCAATATTACTCAACAATCAGGAAGTGTAGGAGGTTCTTCTAAAATCGTAATACGTGGGGCATCTTCATTAAGTGGAGATAACCAACCTTTGTTTGTAGTTGATGGTATGCCTATTAACAATACTTATTTGTCTAATGGTATTCAAGGGGCTGTTGATTATGGAAATGCTGCTGCCGATATTAACTCTTTAGATGTGGAATCAATGGATATACTTAAAGGTGCTGCTGCAACCGCTTTGTATGGAGCTCGTGCCAAAAATGGTGCTATCATTATTACAACTAAAAGAGGAAAACAAGGAAAAATGAATTTGGTGTACAACACAAGTATCCGTATGGATAGAGTTGCTAAACTACCAGATTACCAAAATGAATATTCACAAGGTCTTGACGGAAGATATTCAGTGACTAGCTTTAATGGTTGGGGAGAAAAAATAAATGGTCAAACTGTGAAAAACTTTTTAGGTCAAGATGTAACTTTACAAGCATATCCTGATAATGTGAAAAACTTTTTTAATACAGGAACTACCCAAATACATAGTTTTGATTTAAATGGAGGTGATGAAAAAAGTGATTATCGATTTGGATATACTTTAACCTTACAAAATGGTGTTATGCCATTCAGTTCTTACAAGAAAAACGATTTAACCTTCAATGTAGGGCGCAAATTAAATCAGTGGTTAGATAGCCGTATCACAGGTACTTATACACGTGGTTTAAGAAATGGTCTTTCTGCACAAGGCTCTAATGATCCGAATGTTATTATTGGAAGCATTTTGGGTATGCCAAGAACTACAGATATTGATTTTCTAAGAAAAAATGTATACAATGAACAAGGAAAACCTAATTCTTGGGATGGTGCTGGAAAAACAAATATTCCTTATTATGTGCTAGAAAACAATAAAATAGGAAGTGACAATGAAAGATTTTTAGGATCCGTTTCTTTTCAAGCAAAACCATTGAGTTGGCTTACAATTAAAAACCAATCAGGAATTGATACAAGTATTGAAGAACGAAATACTTTATGGTCAGTAGGAACTATTGGTGAGATAAAAGGTAAATTTTCTGATCAGGTTTATAGAACCCGTATATTGAATAATGACTTGATTGCTATGGGAAATTTCAAGTTAGGAAATAAATTTGGTTTAAATACTATCCTGGGATATAATGTGTTCCAAAGAGAATATTCTCGAAAAGGAAATACAGCTTCTGAATTGATTGTTCCTGATTTGTTGACGTATGCCAATGCGAAAGCAAATGTTCCTACAAATTATTACTCTATAAAAAGAATTCATGGGGTATATGGTGAGATTAGTGCAGATTATGACGATACATTTTTCTTGACTTTAACAGGGCGTAATGACTGGTCAAGTACTTTACCAGTAGAGCATAATAGTTATTTTTATCCGTCAGTGAGTTTTAGTTATGTATTTACTAAAAACCTGCATTTAAATTGGTTGAATTTTGGTAAAGTTCGTCTGAATTGGGCAAACGTTGGTAGTGATGAAGATCCTTATTTGCTAGAGTATGAGTATGCAGCTCAATCTACTTGGTTCTCTCAATATGGAGCAGGAGGGGAATTTCCTCATAAAGGAGTTAGTGCATTTTCAATTCCAAGAACACTACCTAACAAAAATCTTAAACCTCAAAATCAAGTAAGTTACGAAGCAGGTTTAGACTTGAGATTATTTAATAACCGAGTAAATATTGATGCCACAGTATATCGTATTGATACTGATGATCAAATCATATCTATTGATGTACCTCTATCTACTGGGTTCTTTGCTAAAAAAATTAACGCAGGGAAAGTTCGTAACGAAGGATTTGAGATTCAATTGGGAATAATTCCTATAAAAACACAAGATTTTGAATGGAATACGACTTTCAATTTCAGCCAAAACAAAAATACGATAATTGAATTGGATGGTAATCTTAAAGAGTATAGTGTAACGAGTGGTTGGTCTGGTTTACAAATCAAAGCTGCACCAGGAGAACCTTTAAGTATTTTTGGAACTGCTTGGAAACGTAATGATAATGGAGAAATTATTATAAATGAAAAAACAGGTTTAAGAGAAGTGGAAACAGGAAAGAATTTAGGTAATATAGATCCTGATTTCCGTTTGGGTATTAATAATTCATTCCGTATCAAAGATTTCACTTTATCTGCTGTAATTGATTGGAAACAAGGAGGTAAAATGTTTTCAGGAACAGCCGCTTCACTCCGATCAACTGGTTTGGTTCAAGAAACATTAGCACATAGAGGAGAAACATTTGTCGATACAGGAGTAAATCCAGTTGCTGGCGGTGGATACAAACCTAATGCAACCCCTGTGAAAAATATGCAAACTTACTGGGGGCATATCAGCAGTACAAGTAATACAGAAGGAAATGTTTATGATGCTTCGTATATGAAACTAAGAGAGGTGAGTTTAGTATGGAACATGCCTAAAAAATACCTTCCCGAGAATTCCTTTATTAAAGGAGTTATGGTTGGAATAGAAGGACGTAACTTATGGAATATTATAGATAATGTACCTCACGTAGACCCAGAGTTAAACTTCTTCGGACCTGGTACAACAGGAGGTGGAGTAGAGTTTAACAGCATTCCTTTGACAAGAACTTTTGGAGTAAGTTGTAAAGTTAATTTTTAA
- the rnr gene encoding ribonuclease R encodes MAKKSKKTAKAKKHDLTKGIFSVLETNQNESFNYKQIAAKLNITDASGRNLLIKRLVQLKEKKKILEVERGKYKAIPSQNYYTGTVDITSRGNAYVIVDELETDVFVPSNMLNKALHGDLVEVYIFPRFRKGNKLEGEVTKIIERKKMRFVGVVQMQKNFAFVLPTDHRMYTDIFVSKNDINGAENGDKVIVRIEKWEGKSNSPFGVIEQILGKPGEQSTEMHSILAEYGLPYEFPHEVEAFAKQLDTSITAEEIAKRRDMRNVLTFTIDPKDAKDFDDALSFQILENGNYEIGVHIADVSHYVQEGTILDEEAYNRATSVYLVDRVVPMLPEVLSNFACSLRPNEEKYTFSAVFEMNKKAEILNTWFGRTVTLSDHRFAYEEAQEIIENFAGVGEKQEKVELSDFQMPSEISIRKEGSYSVPKDVVQAILLMDDLAKKLRTKRMRLGAISFDKIEVKFHLDENDNPTHVYFKESKDANKLIEEFMLLANRKVAEFIAKQKKTFVYRIHDEPDDEKLMQLNGVISRFGYGINMKDRKSITHSLNSLLEEVKGKKEQNLVDTLAIRSMAKASYSTENIGHYGLAFDFYTHFTSPIRRYPDVMVHRLLQKYLDNQPSEKQEVYETKCKHSSQMENLASSAERDSIKYMQVKFMENHKNQHFKGVISGVTEWGIYVEIVENKCEGLVRARDIKDDYYIFDEKQYALVGEVTKNMYQLGDEVVVRVKNTDLLKKQLDFELMGTN; translated from the coding sequence ATGGCAAAAAAATCTAAGAAAACAGCTAAAGCTAAAAAACACGACCTTACCAAAGGCATCTTTTCTGTATTGGAAACCAATCAGAATGAGAGTTTTAACTACAAACAAATTGCTGCAAAATTGAACATTACCGATGCCTCCGGACGTAATCTACTCATAAAAAGATTGGTACAACTCAAAGAAAAAAAGAAAATCCTTGAAGTTGAACGCGGAAAATACAAAGCCATTCCAAGTCAGAATTACTATACAGGAACGGTAGATATTACCTCTCGAGGAAATGCCTATGTTATTGTAGATGAGTTAGAAACAGATGTGTTTGTTCCTTCCAATATGCTCAACAAAGCTCTTCACGGGGATTTGGTGGAAGTTTATATTTTTCCTCGATTCCGAAAAGGAAATAAATTAGAAGGCGAGGTTACAAAAATTATCGAGCGTAAAAAAATGCGCTTTGTGGGCGTGGTGCAAATGCAGAAAAATTTTGCTTTCGTCTTGCCAACCGACCACCGAATGTACACCGATATTTTCGTATCGAAAAATGACATTAACGGAGCTGAAAACGGCGATAAAGTCATCGTTCGTATCGAAAAATGGGAAGGAAAATCCAATTCGCCTTTCGGAGTGATTGAGCAAATTCTTGGAAAACCCGGTGAACAATCCACTGAAATGCATTCCATTTTGGCAGAATATGGTTTGCCTTACGAGTTTCCGCACGAAGTGGAAGCCTTTGCAAAACAATTGGACACCTCCATCACCGCTGAGGAAATTGCCAAACGCCGTGATATGCGTAACGTGCTGACTTTCACTATTGATCCGAAAGATGCCAAAGATTTCGACGATGCGCTTTCGTTCCAAATTTTGGAAAACGGAAATTACGAAATTGGCGTACACATTGCCGACGTGTCGCATTATGTCCAAGAAGGAACTATTTTAGATGAAGAAGCCTACAATCGAGCCACTTCCGTGTATTTGGTGGATAGGGTAGTGCCGATGCTCCCCGAAGTGCTTTCTAATTTTGCGTGTTCGTTGCGTCCGAATGAAGAAAAGTACACATTTTCAGCGGTTTTTGAGATGAATAAAAAGGCAGAAATCCTAAATACGTGGTTCGGACGAACCGTAACGCTTTCCGACCATCGTTTTGCGTATGAGGAAGCTCAAGAAATCATTGAAAATTTTGCAGGAGTAGGAGAGAAGCAAGAAAAAGTAGAACTATCTGATTTTCAAATGCCTTCTGAAATTTCAATTCGTAAAGAAGGAAGTTATTCTGTTCCAAAAGATGTAGTTCAAGCCATTTTACTTATGGACGATTTGGCTAAAAAACTGCGTACCAAACGAATGCGATTAGGAGCGATTTCTTTTGACAAAATTGAAGTAAAATTCCATTTAGATGAAAACGATAATCCAACGCACGTATATTTCAAAGAAAGCAAAGATGCCAACAAACTCATTGAAGAATTTATGCTTTTGGCAAACCGAAAAGTAGCTGAATTCATAGCCAAGCAGAAGAAAACTTTTGTGTATCGTATTCACGATGAGCCTGATGACGAAAAATTGATGCAGCTCAATGGTGTGATTTCTCGTTTCGGTTATGGCATCAATATGAAGGACAGAAAGAGTATTACACATTCGTTGAATTCTCTTTTGGAAGAAGTAAAAGGCAAAAAAGAACAGAATTTGGTGGATACACTTGCTATTCGTTCTATGGCAAAAGCCTCATATTCAACGGAAAATATTGGTCATTATGGCTTGGCATTTGATTTTTATACGCATTTTACTTCGCCTATTCGTCGTTATCCTGATGTGATGGTACATCGGCTATTGCAGAAATATTTGGATAATCAACCTTCTGAAAAACAGGAAGTTTATGAAACGAAATGCAAACATTCTTCACAGATGGAAAATTTGGCTTCGTCTGCCGAGCGTGATTCTATCAAATATATGCAAGTGAAATTTATGGAAAATCATAAAAATCAGCATTTTAAAGGAGTCATTTCAGGAGTTACCGAATGGGGTATTTATGTTGAAATTGTGGAAAACAAGTGTGAAGGTTTGGTCAGAGCTCGAGATATCAAAGACGATTATTATATTTTCGATGAGAAGCAATACGCTTTGGTAGGAGAGGTAACTAAAAATATGTATCAGCTTGGTGATGAAGTAGTTGTTCGCGTAAAAAATACGGACTTACTCAAAAAACAACTAGATTTTGAGTTGATGGGAACAAATTAG
- a CDS encoding class I SAM-dependent methyltransferase, producing MMVKDYSISQEIFELIYQPELDLYQTTSLPQNLSKYYESDVYISHTDSKKTLFDKVYQAVKNINLKSKIHIISKYKKQKIQLLDIGAGTGDFVLSCKKQMHWEATGIEPNEKARQLAKKKQIRLLENYDDLKEKSFDVITLWHVLEHIPDLENEIQKINSLLKEDGILIVAVPNYKSWDAQHYKQFWAAYDVPRHLWHFSKTSIQKIFTSKGFQLLEIKPMLFDAFYVSILSEQYKTGKKNFIKGFVNGMRSNLYGMRKKEFSSHIYVLQKVKNYF from the coding sequence ATAATGGTTAAAGATTACAGTATTAGTCAAGAAATTTTTGAACTCATTTATCAGCCCGAACTTGATTTATATCAAACCACCTCCCTACCCCAAAACTTAAGTAAATACTACGAAAGTGATGTATATATTTCACACACCGATAGTAAAAAAACGCTGTTCGATAAGGTTTATCAAGCGGTAAAAAACATCAATTTAAAAAGTAAAATACATATCATTTCTAAGTACAAAAAGCAAAAAATTCAATTACTAGATATCGGTGCAGGAACTGGTGATTTCGTTTTGAGTTGCAAAAAACAAATGCATTGGGAAGCCACAGGTATTGAACCTAATGAAAAAGCAAGACAATTAGCCAAAAAAAAACAAATCCGTTTGCTTGAGAATTACGATGATTTAAAAGAAAAATCATTTGACGTAATTACCCTCTGGCACGTACTGGAACACATTCCCGACTTAGAAAACGAAATTCAAAAAATAAATTCACTCTTAAAAGAAGACGGAATCTTGATTGTAGCCGTGCCCAATTACAAATCGTGGGACGCCCAGCATTATAAACAATTTTGGGCAGCGTATGATGTTCCTCGTCATTTATGGCATTTTTCAAAAACAAGCATACAGAAAATTTTTACCTCAAAAGGATTTCAACTTTTAGAAATCAAACCGATGCTTTTCGACGCTTTTTACGTATCGATACTTTCCGAACAATATAAAACTGGAAAAAAGAATTTCATCAAAGGATTTGTAAACGGAATGCGTTCAAACCTCTATGGAATGCGAAAAAAAGAGTTTTCATCACATATTTACGTCCTTCAAAAAGTGAAAAATTATTTTTAA
- a CDS encoding methylated-DNA--[protein]-cysteine S-methyltransferase, with the protein MENKLIAKYIQTPLGEMMGIFTQNGLCFLEYTDKKTFQKDITSLNKEIVFTENPLTILLETEIRNYFDGNLKQFSIPLDLTGTPFQQKVWRILQQIPYGKTISYKKQAQKYGDNKAIRAIASANGKNKISIIIPCHRVIGSDGNLIGYAGGIWRKKKLLELEQNTINYQTKLF; encoded by the coding sequence ATGGAAAATAAACTTATCGCAAAATATATCCAAACTCCTTTAGGTGAAATGATGGGCATTTTCACCCAAAACGGATTATGCTTTTTAGAATATACGGATAAGAAAACATTTCAAAAAGACATTACTTCATTAAATAAAGAAATTGTTTTTACTGAAAATCCATTAACTATACTTTTAGAAACAGAAATCAGAAATTATTTCGATGGCAATCTAAAACAATTTTCGATTCCTTTAGACCTTACAGGAACCCCTTTTCAGCAGAAAGTATGGAGGATACTACAACAAATTCCGTACGGAAAAACCATTAGTTACAAAAAACAAGCCCAAAAATACGGAGATAATAAAGCAATACGTGCCATTGCTTCGGCTAACGGAAAGAATAAAATTTCGATTATCATTCCTTGCCATCGCGTTATTGGCAGTGACGGAAACTTGATAGGCTACGCCGGAGGAATTTGGCGAAAGAAAAAATTACTCGAATTAGAACAAAATACAATAAACTATCAAACCAAACTATTTTAA
- a CDS encoding LysE family translocator — protein MLHDILVALPLGLILAFTIGPVFFVLLETAITKGFRMAMVFDFGVILADILFILIAYFTTSNLLEKIKDDPRLFMFGGIIMIFYGLFSFIKEKKDFNKQRKIKEQGSEICLQVKKNYFSTFVKGFLLNFINIGVLGFWLGIIIVFAPRLDMDTYRISVFFSAIILSYFLVDCLKMFLAKQLKNKLTAFHIHKIKRIISIVLLVFGVLLFLQGIFPESKETIGEQLNKFEIFN, from the coding sequence ATGTTACACGATATATTAGTTGCTTTGCCTTTGGGTTTAATATTAGCTTTTACCATTGGTCCGGTTTTCTTTGTTTTATTGGAAACGGCTATTACTAAGGGTTTTCGTATGGCAATGGTTTTTGATTTTGGAGTTATTCTAGCCGATATTCTCTTTATTTTGATTGCTTATTTTACTACCAGTAATTTATTAGAAAAGATAAAGGACGATCCACGTTTGTTTATGTTTGGAGGTATTATAATGATTTTTTATGGCTTGTTTTCCTTTATTAAAGAGAAAAAGGATTTTAATAAGCAACGAAAAATCAAGGAACAAGGTAGCGAGATTTGTCTTCAAGTAAAGAAGAATTACTTTTCCACATTTGTAAAAGGATTTTTACTTAATTTTATAAATATCGGGGTTTTAGGTTTTTGGTTAGGAATTATTATTGTTTTTGCTCCAAGGTTGGATATGGATACTTATCGCATATCTGTTTTCTTTTCTGCGATTATTCTTAGCTATTTTTTGGTAGATTGTTTGAAGATGTTTTTAGCTAAACAACTTAAAAATAAGCTGACTGCTTTCCATATTCATAAAATAAAACGCATTATAAGTATTGTTTTGTTGGTTTTCGGAGTGTTGCTATTTCTTCAAGGAATTTTCCCAGAAAGTAAGGAAACTATTGGTGAACAATTGAATAAATTTGAAATTTTCAATTAA